CAATAGCCGTTTAGTTTATAGGCCTTTTGTATCCCAAAGTAAAAGCATAAAAATAAACCTTCCACTACTGCAATTTCTTGGAAAGGCATTTCTTCGAAAAGTTTCTTAAAAGTCACTCCATTTATAGACCCTAAAGCGGTTGAAACAAAACCCAGCCATACACTTTTAGAGTAATTATTAGCTTTCATGAGAAAAGTTATTAAGAGGTTACCAGCAAGGACCTATTCTATGAATTTAGGCGAGCGGCTAAGTATTATAAGTATATATCCGTGCTCACATAAAAAGTTTCGAGTTAAAGCTGAATTTTCTATGAGAATTTCATGAAAACTCTATAACTCATCCTCACTTCTGAAGTTCTTATTTTCCCATTATGCCAATTACCACTCTTTTCTTTGAAGATGAATAAAGCTGTCATAAAGGCAGTAAACTACTACAATCTATTCTTTCATAGTTTTGGCTCTCGAGTTTGCTCTGGAAAAGCAATTTCGAAAACTTAAAGCCAGCTTGTTTAGGTCTAAAAGAGTTACTTTCCCCTTACCTTATATAGACGTATTTTTTTATGGGCAATTTTTTTGATTTAATTAAAGATTTGAGTTTAAAAAAATGGCCCGAGTTGCCAGCAATGCCTTTTAAGTATTGCTTTTTATCCGCCTGGAGAAACCTCTTAAGCGTGCTTTTGGTAAAAAATAGCTATAAAGTTTGCAAAAAGGATGAATTCAGCCCTTCAATTTTTTGCAATGTTAGCCATGAAAACCACAAGTATAGGCATTTAGCAGTTCCAATTGTTTGCGTCTCGTTTAATCTCCGAAAGTCTGTTCGAATCCTTCTCCTCTACACTTTATCAAACCTAAATCGGTTGAAAAAGCTTTTAAAGGGGAGCTTTCAGAAATGTGGGAAAAGAAGGCGGAACAAACAAAGAACCCGGTGCGACTTGTCGTAGGAATGCTCATATTACCGCACAATTATAGGATTGCAGATGGACATACTACCCACAGATGAATCAAGAGACTTATTGGCAATACGCCTGCAGGTAGGGCTATTTGCAACCTAAGCTTCGTATGCATCCCTCTTCTTTAATTTGATGGAGACGCCACATAGGAAGAAGCAGGTCTTGTTAAGATCCTCCAAGGAACGGCTGCCATGTTTGTATCGGCCCCAGTAATTAAAAAAGACTTAAAAAAGTAATGTTATTTTAGGGAGAGGTGGCCACAATCCACGACTGACCTACAAATGGCTGTTGCCAATCCAAAAAAGTTTTTAATTGTGCTTGTCTTTTGGAAAATTTTATTTTAAAAAAAAATTTTAAATAGCTTGTTTTCTATCCATAGTGCTTTTTTGGAGCATGTTTACTGAGTTTAGCAGAATTTATTGACAAAAATCTTTTTGAGAAGAATAACTAGGCTTTTATAGGAATAATTTCCCTCTTTCCCAAAGGATATAAATTGCAATGACATGGCCTGCTCAAACACCCCCTCAGGCGTTTATTTGGAGAAGATTGCATTCTCTTACAGGCGCATGGCTTTCTCTTTTCTTGATTGAGCATTTACTAGTCAATTCGCAAGCTGCTCTTTTTATTGGAGAGGATGGCTATGGTTTTGTACATGCCGTAAATGCCATTAAAAATTTCCCCTATCTCCCCCTTATTGAGTTATTTCTGCTGGGGGTTCCTATTTTTGTGCATCTGGTGTGGGGAATCAAATATTTGAAAACCAGAGCCATAAATTCCTTTGAAACTGATGGGTCAAAACCTTCTTTACCCCAATATTCTCGCAATCATGCTTATTCCTGGCAACGTATCACCTCTTGGATCTTACTTTTTGGTCTTCTCGCGCATATTATTCATATGCGCTTTATCGAGGCTCCCCTAGAGACCCGTTTGGGGATTCAAAAGCACTACTTGGTGCGCCTAAATGCAGATAAAGGACTTTACACATTGGCTGCTAGGCTAGATGCCAAATTATATAACCAAGAGCAAATCAAAATAGAAGAAAAGGCCTTTCTTAGTAGGACTCAAAATAAGCTTTTAGAAGATTCTGAGGGAACTTTTGCGGCTTCAATTCCAAAAAGGATTGAAAAAGAAGGGGCAGAAAAAGAGGAAAACCCTCAAGTGCTTATTCGCGAGCAACAAAAAAAACAAGAAAGAGAGTGGCTAAAAACCTTAAAGAAAAAACCGCTAAAAGGCAATGAAGTCATGGCTGTAACGCCGAGCTTTGGGGTAGCTGAGCTACTGATGGTGCGAGAAACGTTCAAAATGCCTACCATGATTGTGCTCTATACCCTTTTTGTGTTAGCGGCGTGTTATCATGGATTTAATGGTCTTTGGACTTTCATGATAACTTGGGGAGTGACCTTAACGGCTCTTTCCCAAAGGTATATGAGATACTTGGCTACAGCTTTGATGGTTATGACCGCCTTTTGGGGAATGGCCGCGATTTGGGGAACCTATTGGATCAATTTGAAGAATTAAAGGGAACGGCTTATGGCGCAAAAAAAATCCCACAAGAATGTCATCGTAGTAGGGGGCGGTTTGGCAGGCTTAGCGGCCGCTATGAAGCTCGCTGAGAATGGTTGCCAGGTCAAGATTGTTTCTGTTACCAAAGTGAGAAGATCTCATTCTGTCTGTGCCCAGGGAGGAATTAATGCGGCGATTAATTTAGTTGGCGAAGAAGATTCTCCCTTTATTCATGCTTACGATACCATCAAAGGGGGAGACTTTCTTGCGAATCAGCCTCCTATTTTAGAAATGTGTCTTTGCGCCCCTCAAATTATTTACCTGATGGATCGCCTAGGTTGCACATTTAACCGTACTCCTGAAGGCAACCTCGATTTTAGGCGTTTTGGCGGCACGCTTTACCATCGCACGGCGTTCTGTGGAGCTTCCACAGGACAGCAATTGCTCTATTCTCTTGATGAACAAGTGCGCAGATTTGAAATGAAGGGAGTGGTTGAAAAATTTGAAAATCACGAGTTCATGCGCCTGGTACTGGATGAAACAGGGGCGACGCGTGGGATCGTGATGATGAATTTATTCAATTTAAAACTCGAAACATTAAAAGCGGATGCTGTGGTGATTGCCACGGGAGGGCCTGGGTTAATCTTTAAAAAATCGACCAATTCTACCTTTTGCACGGGAGCTGCAAATGGGAGGTTGTATCGACAAGGGATGAAATATGCAAATGGGGAATTTATTCAAGTGCATCCCACTGCTATTCCAGGAGAAGATAAGCTGCGTTTAATGTCTGAATCGGCTCGCGGCGAGGGAGGACGTATTTGGGTGTATGGGGATTCTTCCAAATCGATTGTCACTCCGGATGGGCGCACGATTTCCTGTGGGAAAACAGGTGAGCCTTGGTATTTCCTTGAAGAAATGTATCCCGCTTTTGGAAATCTCGTGCCGCGAGATATTGGGGCACGAGAAGTTTTACGTGTGTGTGAAATGGGCCTAGGGATTGACGGCCAAATGCAAGTGTACTTAGATGTGTCGCACCTTCCAGAAGAAAGAAAACATAAACTAGAATCTATTTTAGAAATTTATAAAAAGTTTACCGGTGAAGATCCCCGCAAGGTTCCTATGCGTATCTTTCCTGCTGTCCATTATTCTATGGGAGGAGGGTGGGTAGATTGGCCCGCGGTGAATGATCCCGATCGGCATTCCCGTTTTAGACAAATGACTAACATTCCGGGTTGCTTTAACGTGGGGGAATCGGATTACCAATATCATGGAGCGAATCGTTTAGGCGCAAATTCTTTGCTTTCATGCATATTTGGAGGCTTAGTGGCAGGGGTAGAAGTGCCCAACTACCTTCATTCTCTACAGGCAAGTTGGGAAGACATCCCTTCTCAGGTTTATGAAAATTCTCTTCAGAGAGAGAAGGAGCGAAAGGAGGACCTTTTATCAAGAGAGGGTCCTGAAAATATTCACCACTTACATTTAGAATTATCCAAATGGATGGTGGATCATGTGACTGTTAAAAGAAACAACGCCGATCTGAGAAAAACGATGGATAAAATTAAAGAATTGCAGGATCGTTATAAAAAAATCTCCCTCGCTGACAAAACACAGTTTGCTAACCAAACCTACGCTTTTGCCAACCAATTTGAAGCGATGCTAGACGTGGCATTGATTATAACAAAAGGGGCGCTACTGCGCGATGAATTCCGAGGTTCTCATTACAAACCAGAATTTCCCGAACGGAATGATGAGCATTGGCTTAAAACCACAATTGCAACTTTTGATTCGCAGCAAGACGAACCCGTGATCTCTTATGAGCCTGTCGATGTGCGCCACTTGGATCCCATTCTGCGCGATTATACCCAGGCGAAGAAAGTCAAGCCCTCCTTAAAAAATGTTCCCCATGACATCAAGCTGCCTATCTAATTGAGGTGATATGGAAAACACTTATATCCTAAAAATTTATCGAGGCCATCCAGGTAAGCAATACTGGGAAGAATTTGAATTAAAATTAGTTCCGCGTGCCAATGTCATTTCTGCCTTAATGGAAATTCAATGCAATCCCGTTAATCGCCAAGGAAAAAAGGTCGAGCCGGTTGTGTGGGAACAAGGGTGCCTAGAGGAGGTTTGTGGCTCTTGTTCCATGTTGATTAACGGCTTTCCCAGGCAAGCTTGCACAGCGTTAATTCAAACGATTGTGGAAGAAACCGGAAACCGGACAATTACTTTGGCTCCTTTCACCAAGTTTCCTTTAGTGAGGGATTTAATTGTAGATCGGGGGGTGATGTTCGATAATCTAAAAAAAGTGCATGCATGGATTGAGGTGGATAACACCTACCATCATGGGCCTGGAAAAAAAATTGATCCACGAACGCAAGAAGTGATGTATTCCTTGTCCACCTGCATGACATGTGGATGTTGTGCGGAGGCTTGTCCACAAATGAATGAAAACTCAAAATTTGTAGGTCCCCACATTATGGCCCAGGTACGCTTATTTAATGCGCATCCTGTGGGGAAATATCAACGGCAAAAACGGCTGCGCCCCCTGATGGAAGAAGGGGGCATTTCGGATTGTGGAAATGCCCAAAATTGCGTAAGGGTATGCCCTAAAGGAGTTCCTTTAACCGATTCTATTGCGGCTATCGGCAGACAAGTGACGATGCAAGCTTTAAGAGATGTATTTAGTTTTCCAGACACAGAAGACTATCAATGAAAGCTCGGGAGAAATATATTTTTAAACTGGTTAAGAAACAATATCGAAGGGAATAACCACACAGAGGGAGATAATCATCCATAAAGAACATCGATACATATTTTTTCCCCATAACCGATCTTCTTGAGTTTTAAATCCTTGTAAGCTTAGCCTAATCCAAACAAGCCCTACTAAGGTTGTGACAGCAAAATACACATAGCCCGTGTAGTTGAAAAAAGTAAGCATCAGCGCGGCCATAACAAAGCCGATCACATAGATGAACATATGAATTTTTGTTCTAGAAATGCCTTTTACAACTGGAAGAACCGGGATTCCAGCTGCAGCATAGTCCTCCAAGCGGTAGAGCGCAATGGCAAAAAAATGGGGCATTTGCCATAGCACCAATAAGGTGAAAAGAATTGCCGCTCCTACATCAATTTGATTGCTAACCGCACAATAGCCGGCAACAGGAGGAACTGCTCCGGCGAGGCTCCCTATGGCTGTTCCATAAACGGTATGGCATTTCCACAGGCTATAGAGAATGACATATACGAAAAAACCAAATGTTGCCACATAAACGGTGAGTAGATTAGTGAAAAAATAAAGGGTTGTTGTGCCGAGGATTCCTAAAAAAACGGCAAAGAGGAGGGCGTCACGGGCTGAAATAAGGCCTATTACAAGAGCTCGATTTTTTGTTCTCTCCATTCTTTGATCAATCTGCCGATCAATGTAATTATTAAAAACACAGGCAGATGCCATAATTAGGGAGAGACCAAAAAGCGTGGCAAAAAATAGCCAAACATCCATTTTTCCTTTAGACGCTAGCAAAAATCCCGCGGCAAGTGTGATGAGATTGCCTAAAACAATGTTTGGTTTAGTCAATAAGTAGTAATTAATCATGAGTCATTTCCATGGCCATATCGGACATCACGCGGTCATTTAAATCTTGCATAATCCACACAGATCCGAGCGCAATAATGAGTAATACTAAAAGCATAAAATAAAAAACGATTGTCTCCCACTTGGGCTTGGCTTCCTGTCTAAGATGCAAAAAGTAACGCAATTGCACAATCGCTTGGATAAGAGCTAATCCCACAATCGTATAAACAAGTGCGCGACCAGAGAGTAGTCTGGCACTTACGATAGAAAAAGAGAGAAGGGTGAGTAAGATAGATCCAATAAACCCGATCACATAAGATTTTAGGGTCCCATGCCATTCTTTTTGAATATCTTGCAAACTGCGTTCACGATGCATTAAATGACTCCTATTAAATAGACAAATGTAAAGATAAAAATCCACACTAAATCTAGAAAATGCCAGTACATACTAAAAATGACAAGCCTTCGAAACGTTGTGGGAGTGATATCGTAAAAATAGAGCTGAAATATGACGACCGACATCCATAGCAGACCGATGGAAACGTGTAGTCCATGGGTTCCCACGAGGGTAAAGAAAGAAGAAAGAAATGCGCTTTTTTGCCAGCTATTTCCTTCCTGAATTAAAGTTGCAAACTCCTCTAATTCCAGCCCGATGAATGCAGCACCTAATAAAAAGGTAATGGCTAGCCATCCTATGACAGCGTTTTTCTTATTCTTTAATGAGGAAAGCATAGCAAAACCGCAAGTCACGCTACTCACTAGTAAAATTAAGGTTTCGCCAAAGGCAGTAGAGAGGCTAAACAGCTCTC
The Parachlamydia sp. AcF125 genome window above contains:
- a CDS encoding succinate dehydrogenase, translated to MTWPAQTPPQAFIWRRLHSLTGAWLSLFLIEHLLVNSQAALFIGEDGYGFVHAVNAIKNFPYLPLIELFLLGVPIFVHLVWGIKYLKTRAINSFETDGSKPSLPQYSRNHAYSWQRITSWILLFGLLAHIIHMRFIEAPLETRLGIQKHYLVRLNADKGLYTLAARLDAKLYNQEQIKIEEKAFLSRTQNKLLEDSEGTFAASIPKRIEKEGAEKEENPQVLIREQQKKQEREWLKTLKKKPLKGNEVMAVTPSFGVAELLMVRETFKMPTMIVLYTLFVLAACYHGFNGLWTFMITWGVTLTALSQRYMRYLATALMVMTAFWGMAAIWGTYWINLKN
- the sdhA gene encoding succinate dehydrogenase flavoprotein subunit, with the translated sequence MAQKKSHKNVIVVGGGLAGLAAAMKLAENGCQVKIVSVTKVRRSHSVCAQGGINAAINLVGEEDSPFIHAYDTIKGGDFLANQPPILEMCLCAPQIIYLMDRLGCTFNRTPEGNLDFRRFGGTLYHRTAFCGASTGQQLLYSLDEQVRRFEMKGVVEKFENHEFMRLVLDETGATRGIVMMNLFNLKLETLKADAVVIATGGPGLIFKKSTNSTFCTGAANGRLYRQGMKYANGEFIQVHPTAIPGEDKLRLMSESARGEGGRIWVYGDSSKSIVTPDGRTISCGKTGEPWYFLEEMYPAFGNLVPRDIGAREVLRVCEMGLGIDGQMQVYLDVSHLPEERKHKLESILEIYKKFTGEDPRKVPMRIFPAVHYSMGGGWVDWPAVNDPDRHSRFRQMTNIPGCFNVGESDYQYHGANRLGANSLLSCIFGGLVAGVEVPNYLHSLQASWEDIPSQVYENSLQREKERKEDLLSREGPENIHHLHLELSKWMVDHVTVKRNNADLRKTMDKIKELQDRYKKISLADKTQFANQTYAFANQFEAMLDVALIITKGALLRDEFRGSHYKPEFPERNDEHWLKTTIATFDSQQDEPVISYEPVDVRHLDPILRDYTQAKKVKPSLKNVPHDIKLPI
- the sdhB gene encoding succinate dehydrogenase iron-sulfur subunit — protein: MENTYILKIYRGHPGKQYWEEFELKLVPRANVISALMEIQCNPVNRQGKKVEPVVWEQGCLEEVCGSCSMLINGFPRQACTALIQTIVEETGNRTITLAPFTKFPLVRDLIVDRGVMFDNLKKVHAWIEVDNTYHHGPGKKIDPRTQEVMYSLSTCMTCGCCAEACPQMNENSKFVGPHIMAQVRLFNAHPVGKYQRQKRLRPLMEEGGISDCGNAQNCVRVCPKGVPLTDSIAAIGRQVTMQALRDVFSFPDTEDYQ
- the cyoE gene encoding heme o synthase, whose amino-acid sequence is MINYYLLTKPNIVLGNLITLAAGFLLASKGKMDVWLFFATLFGLSLIMASACVFNNYIDRQIDQRMERTKNRALVIGLISARDALLFAVFLGILGTTTLYFFTNLLTVYVATFGFFVYVILYSLWKCHTVYGTAIGSLAGAVPPVAGYCAVSNQIDVGAAILFTLLVLWQMPHFFAIALYRLEDYAAAGIPVLPVVKGISRTKIHMFIYVIGFVMAALMLTFFNYTGYVYFAVTTLVGLVWIRLSLQGFKTQEDRLWGKNMYRCSLWMIISLCVVIPFDIVS
- the cyoD gene encoding cytochrome o ubiquinol oxidase subunit IV, whose amino-acid sequence is MHRERSLQDIQKEWHGTLKSYVIGFIGSILLTLLSFSIVSARLLSGRALVYTIVGLALIQAIVQLRYFLHLRQEAKPKWETIVFYFMLLVLLIIALGSVWIMQDLNDRVMSDMAMEMTHD
- the cyoC gene encoding cytochrome o ubiquinol oxidase subunit III — its product is MIKSLFHSSGHEYETYSRTVLGFWIYLMTDCVLFISLFTTYAVLHNSTFGGPSGRELFSLSTAFGETLILLVSSVTCGFAMLSSLKNKKNAVIGWLAITFLLGAAFIGLELEEFATLIQEGNSWQKSAFLSSFFTLVGTHGLHVSIGLLWMSVVIFQLYFYDITPTTFRRLVIFSMYWHFLDLVWIFIFTFVYLIGVI